Proteins encoded together in one Mauremys reevesii isolate NIE-2019 linkage group 11, ASM1616193v1, whole genome shotgun sequence window:
- the PGAP1 gene encoding GPI inositol-deacylase isoform X3 → MLGVTNKSSAVPRTWASTDHLSIVWCKELILATIRAFFDLIDETTKQITEDPKKRMLVLNHHFVRHPAKFFEEDPEPLTELKGTLIWMKIKSSKWTYTVYNESDGKYFLFPLSNHRKTYSHVHCQNSMLDTSSWIYGCLNSSSSMCLEGFDLSWKAELLPTVKVVTLKLQEYPSLSNLVVYVPAINGNKFTLDCEFFKEDSRTVQLPVTHLFSFGLSSSKIVLNSTGLIYNVQLQHFGQIYQAFKIYIESHCQPHKGRKMNVYRLHVPWSHEDSITVSKVPSFTEISAKLHIAQPENDSTVAVLNIYSSSDCQYEVTIKTSFSQVLGQVIRFHGGSLPVYVISNMLLAYGGQLSALISTGHCSDFVPALARAARPYKVDPFVNVVKFLLGFNWFKDIWNVLFLPELDAVLLNKQDMWFPLVSLILFLFGTGIAYWGGILFSSSLRLLSSLWLSLTRPSGLPKDSKLMTPRRAFMAILLVFVSCTTCGAFAILIIYLHYMFKVIKLHSNVRIEQNVLNMDPKHSKETSDNSNKETVKNCDSTETITEAAAAASPTTNTAIDNVVNSLKIHITIINLLTWIVLLSLPSLIYWFKNLRYNIRLDPDPCRTMAIILVSTLGILMNSSATKVKSSKLLKIAAQLPLPLSVAVVAFGPMHLYRAPYFVICSLLLHVLCCIV, encoded by the exons ATAACTGAGGATCCAAAGAAGAGAATGTTAGTATTGAATCATCACTTTGTGAGGCACCCAGCAAAGTTCTTTGAGGAAGATCCTGAACCACTTACTGAACTTAAAG GAACTTTGATTTGGATGAAAATCAAATCCTCAAAATGGACTTATACAGTTTACAAT gaaTCTGATGGAAAATATTTCCTGTTTCCTCTTTCAAACCACAGAAAAACCTACAGTCATGTCCACTGTCAAAACAGTATGTTG GATACAAGTAGCTGGATTTATGGCTGTTTAAACAGTAGTTCATCTATGTG CCTGGAAGGTTTTGATTTATCTTGGAAAGCTGAGTTACTGCCAACTGTTAAG GTTGTAACTCTGAAACTCCAGGAATATCCATCTTTGTCGAATCTTGTAGTTTATGTACCAGCTATTAATGGCAATAAG TTTACTTTGGACTGTGAATTCTTTAAAGAGGATTCCCGAACAGTACAACTTCCTGTAACACACCTTTTTTCTTTTG GGCTTTCTTCAAGCAAAATTGTATTAAATTCAACTGGTCTAATTTACAATGTACAGCTCCAACACTTTGGCCAG aTATACCAAGCTTTTAAAATCTACATTGAGAGCCACTGCCAACCACACAAAG GAAGAAAAATGAATGTTTACAGACTCCACGTACCATGGTCACATGAAGACTCAATAACTGTCTCTAA AGTTCCATCTTTTACTGAGATTTCTGCAAAACTGCATATTGCACAACCTGAAAATGACAGCACTGTTGcagtattaaatatttattcatcGTCAGATTGTCAATATGAA GTAACCATCAAGACCTCATTCTCACAAGTTCTTGGGCAA GTAATAAGGTTTCATGGTGGTTCCCTTCCTGTGTATGTTATTTCTAATATGCTTCTTGCATATGGAGGACAATTAAGCGCCTTAATTTCAACAG gCCACTGTTCGGATTTTGTTCCTGCACTGGCTAGAGCAGCCAGACCCTACAAAGTGGACCCTTTTGTGAATGTTGTTAAATTTCTGTTGGG GTTTAACTGGTTTAAAGATATATGGAATGTATTATTTTTGCCAGAGTTGGATGCTGTTTTACTGAATAAGCAGGATATGTGGTTCCCCCTTGTGTCCCTGATTCTATTTCTTTTTGGGACAGGAATTGCCTACTGGGGTGGCATACTCTTCTCTTCATCTCTAAGGCTCTTGTCTTCATTGTGGTTATCTTTGACAAG ACCCTCTGGACTTCCTAAAGACAGCAAGTTGATGACACCAAGAAGAGCATTTATGGCCATTCTTCTGGTTTTTGTTAGTTGTACCACTTGTGGGGCATTTGCTATATTAATTATCTATCTACACTACATGTTCAAG GTTATCAAACTACATTCGAATGTAAGAATAGAGCAAAATGTTCTTAATATG GATCCAAAGCACTCAAAAGAAACTTCAGATAATTCCAATAAAGAGACAGTAAAGAACTGTGATTCAACAGAGACCattacagaagcagcagcagcagcatcaccCACCACCAATACAGCTATTGACAATGTTGTAAACAGTCTTAAGATACATATTACAATCATCAATTTACTCACATGGATTGTGCTACTCAGTTTACCATCTTTAATTTATTGGTTTAAAAATCTCAG GTACAATATTAGACTTGATCCTGATCCATGTAGAACTATGGCTATTATTCTTGTATCCACTTTGGGAATTCTCATGAATTCAAGTGCTACTAAAGTAAAATCAAG TAAACTGTTGAAAATTGCAGCGCAACTTCCTCTGCCTTTGTCTGTAGCTGTGGTGGCCTTTGGACCAATGCATTTGTACAGAGCACCATACTTCGTAATCTGTTCTCTTCTTCTACATGTGTTATGTTGTATTGTGTAA